One window of Penaeus chinensis breed Huanghai No. 1 chromosome 3, ASM1920278v2, whole genome shotgun sequence genomic DNA carries:
- the LOC125038186 gene encoding neuronal acetylcholine receptor subunit alpha-4-like, whose product MHTVPSSQTIVKFRMNIKHFDMIEETQALMVDSWIVNEWVDPRLRWEPEDYGRVYKISVPHTMLWKPDLDVYNNANVGKPISYGNTLLIVFHDGRVLFVPPVRLHFTCVMDLTFWPHDTHNCTLTIGSWIHDGITIDPQLMHDKPELDINELQTADGRNLTRGMWNLLDANITRNVRVYDCCPEPYIDIKVSMLVARNAPAYDWTVKLPAVGLCILTLVVFLLPPAAGEKVIFGGLSLILDVMFIAYTNMEISNAPTHIPLIVEMVCEQLMLVVASIVVASLTLRMARDPYTKGLHNVIKRPLIVVSYALCLHNYKNIVGFTRWEVSRAHQPYARTFKSDELELGENGTTHLYGGPEVTTSPGLDWLLLSAVVDRVCLIVYVAIFTINMLSFSAVL is encoded by the exons aTTGAAGAAACCCAAGCACTGATGGTCGATTCTTGGATTGTCAAT GAGTGGGTGGATCCGCGGCTGAGATGGGAACCTGAGGACTATGGTCGTGTGTATAAGATTTCGGTCCCGCACACCATGCTCTGGAAACCGGATCTCGACGTCTATAACAA CGCCAACGTCGGGAAACCCATATCCTACGGGAACACCCTCCTCATCGTCTTCCACGACGGGCGTGTCCTCTTCGTGCCGCCCGTGAGACTCCACTTCACCTGCGTCATGGACTTAACCTTCTGGCCTCATGACACGCACAACTGCACGCTCACCATCGGCTCCTGGATTCATGACGGGATTACTATCGACCCGCAGCTTATGCATGATAAACCGGAG CTTGATATCAACGAACTCCAAACAGCTGACGGCAGGAACTTGACTCGCGGCATGTGGAACCTTCTCGACGCCAACATTACGAGGAACGTAAGGGTATATGACTGCTGTCCCGAGCCTTACATTGATATCAAGGTTTCCATGCTGGTTGCTAGAAATGCTCCGGCTTATGATTGGACGGTGAAACTGCCTGCTGTAG GACTTTGCATCCTGACGCTGGTGGTGTTCCTGCTCCCTCCTGCCGCGGGGGAGAAGGTCATCTTCGGGGGCCTCAGCCTGATCCTGGATGTGATGTTCATCGCCTACACTAACATGGAGATTTCGAACGCGCCGACGCACATACCGCTTATAG tGGAGATGGTATGCGAACAGCTGATGCTTGTCGTGGCCAGCATCGTTGTCGCCAGCCTTACCTTGCGGATGGCCAGGGACCCTTACACCAAAGGCCTGCACAACGTGATTAAGAGGCCTCTTATCGTGGTGTCGTATGCGCTCTGCCTTCACAACTACAAGAATATCGTAGGTTTCACACGATGGGAG GTCTCCCGCGCCCACCAGCCGTACGCAAGGACCTTCAAGTCGGACGAACTCGAACTGGGCGAGAACGGTACCACCCATTTATACGGAGGACCTGAAGTGACCACGAGTCCCGGGCTAGATTGGCTCCTCCTGTCGGCTGTGGTGGACCGTGTGTGTCTTATTGTCTACGTGGCCATATTTACCATTAATATGCTGTCGTTCAGTGCTGTTCTGTGa